One genomic region from Motacilla alba alba isolate MOTALB_02 chromosome 5, Motacilla_alba_V1.0_pri, whole genome shotgun sequence encodes:
- the TMX1 gene encoding thioredoxin-related transmembrane protein 1, which translates to MAAPGRARAALRAPLCALLCLALAAAALGKPSPVKVLSDGMWRELLQDEWMVEFYAPWCPACQNLQPEWEKFAEWGEDLGVNVAKVDVTEQPGLSGRFVITALPTIYHCKDGEFRRYQGARTKAAFINFINDKEWKSIEPVSSWFGPSSLLMSSMSALFKLSMWIRHGHGYLTENLGIPVWGSYAVFGLATLFLGMVLGLMMVFLADCICPSKRHRPPQLQPQPRKQGPESAHLLKNRYEEQEAEEGDISDDEAEGKDWSKRDSSPSGVRRRIVPSAAPLEKS; encoded by the exons atggcggcgccgGGACGAGCTCGGGCCGCTCTGAGGGCTCCGCTCTGcgctctgctgtgcctggcgCTGGCGGCCGCCGCCCTGGGCAAGCCGAGCCCCGTGAAGGTGCTGTCGGACGGCATGTGgcgggagctgctgcaggacgAGTGGATGGTGGAGTT ctaCGCGCCCTGGTGCCCCGCCTGCCAGAACCTGCAGCCCGAGTGGGAGAAGTTCGCCGAGTGGGGAGAGGACCTGGGGGTCAACGTGGCCAAAGTGGATGTGACCGAGCAGCCGG GGTTGAGTGGACGATTTGTCATCACAGCCCTCCCTACCATCTATCA CTGCAAAGATGGAGAGTTCAGGAGATACCAGGGAGCAAGGACTAAAGCTGCCTTCATTAACTTCATCAATGACAAGGAGTGGAAATCCATTGAACCAGTGTCCTCCTGGTTTGGTCCTTCCTCTTTGCT gATGAGCAGCATGTCAGCGTTGTTCAAGCTGTCCATGTGGATCAGG CACGGCCATGGCTATTTAACAGAAAATCTTGGGATACCAGTCTGGGGCTCCTATGCTGTTTTTGGATTGGCAACTCTGTTCTTAGGAATGGTCCTGGGACTT ATGATGGTGTTCCTGGCAGACTGCATCTGTCCCTCCAAAAGGCACAGAccaccacagctccagcctcagccaA GGAAACAAGGTCCAGAGTCAGCTCATCTGCTGAAGAACAGGTATGAAGAGCAAGAAGCAGAGGAGGGAGATATCTCAGATGAtgaagcagaggggaaggattGGAGCAAGAGAGACTCATCCCCGAGTGGTGTCCGGCGGCGCATCgtgcccagtgctgctcctctggagaAATCTTAG